In Myxococcales bacterium, one genomic interval encodes:
- a CDS encoding MMPL family transporter, giving the protein MSDRHSQSISVQDRIDGYLSEKIVRWVSLVMRHARRFVVAILVTTLVLLGYTFENLSINSDAVSLISEDLPARINHEAFTRLFPNLENALFVVIDAKTPELSRLAALKLGHRMRRLPDYFSDVYAPGGGSFFERNGLLYQTPEQLDDFADQMAQVQPLIAALDQDPSLANMTSLLTQGLEAARDEGLGVENWPSVLERFGDATLAVFTEFPVAISWEEMLLEGSAIESVTRRVLVVHPILDFKNVFSAARPMEMIHQIADELDLDPEAGVVVRITGNPALNYEEMFGIIWEIGIGGIFCFFVVAVVLYFALRSVPIVIACLVSLLTGLIWTGAFAAIAIGHLNIVSMSFAVLFIGLGVDFGIHLGMCYGDLLQQGHSHEEAMRGSAESVGSSLLICAMTTAVGFFVFVPTQYLGIAELGLIAGGGMFILLFQTMTLFPAMLTSVMHVSPQSVANTSFRFQHPWWAPLERMPGRVAIFGGLAGLISLAAFPYLRFDPNVINMRNPAAVSVQAFDDLLAQAGTSSPWFINSVAPNLEIARERADQFAALDEVEQTIILSDYIPEDQEEKLEILSDIAFMLETPGGGDETDSKPFSVEMQVAAIRDLHSFLSTEFPDKQSPLTKSMRILNERLEVFLARVEQDESPDDALASLDDILLSNLPDQIARLHASLNTTGITMKDLPYGLVKRMLTEDGHARIQVFPAETMQTEASFTRFVNAVLTIDPKAAGVAVNLVGFAKAIRDSFRQALISAILVIWALLWLLWRRPAPILLATAPLLLSSLLICAMMAVLDLPFQFANVIVIPLLLGIGVDSGIHLVHRAENLKDDAAELMGTTTARAVFYSALTTTVAFGTLAFSGHNGLSSLGILLTGGMVLTVFTNLVILPALLKLRRLRS; this is encoded by the coding sequence GTGAGTGATCGTCATTCACAATCGATCAGCGTACAAGACCGAATTGACGGCTACCTGTCAGAAAAAATCGTGCGCTGGGTGTCGCTCGTCATGCGGCACGCGCGCCGTTTCGTCGTGGCAATCCTCGTAACCACCCTTGTCCTGCTCGGCTACACGTTCGAAAACCTGAGTATCAACTCTGACGCCGTGAGCCTCATCTCCGAAGATCTACCCGCTCGGATCAATCACGAAGCATTCACCCGTCTCTTTCCAAACCTCGAAAACGCCCTCTTCGTAGTCATCGACGCCAAGACACCGGAGCTCTCCAGGCTGGCGGCCCTCAAGCTCGGGCATCGCATGCGTCGACTTCCAGATTATTTTTCTGACGTCTACGCGCCGGGAGGGGGAAGCTTCTTCGAGCGCAATGGTTTGCTTTACCAGACTCCAGAACAGCTCGACGATTTTGCGGACCAGATGGCGCAAGTCCAACCGCTGATCGCCGCTCTGGATCAGGATCCGAGCCTCGCCAACATGACCAGCTTGCTGACCCAGGGCCTCGAGGCCGCCCGCGACGAAGGCCTGGGGGTCGAGAACTGGCCTTCAGTGCTCGAACGTTTCGGCGACGCGACCCTTGCGGTCTTTACGGAGTTCCCGGTCGCCATCTCTTGGGAAGAGATGCTGCTTGAAGGCTCGGCGATCGAGTCAGTTACCCGCCGGGTCCTGGTCGTTCATCCCATTCTCGATTTCAAGAACGTCTTTTCTGCTGCTCGCCCCATGGAGATGATTCACCAAATCGCAGACGAACTCGATCTCGATCCCGAAGCGGGTGTGGTCGTCCGCATCACCGGAAACCCGGCGCTCAACTACGAAGAAATGTTCGGCATCATCTGGGAGATTGGGATTGGCGGCATCTTCTGTTTCTTCGTGGTGGCGGTAGTCCTGTACTTTGCACTGCGCTCGGTTCCAATCGTCATTGCCTGCCTGGTATCACTGCTCACGGGCCTGATATGGACCGGCGCGTTCGCCGCGATTGCGATCGGCCACCTCAACATCGTCTCGATGTCCTTCGCGGTATTGTTCATCGGGCTCGGCGTAGACTTCGGCATTCATCTCGGGATGTGCTACGGCGACCTGCTGCAGCAGGGTCACAGCCACGAAGAAGCGATGCGCGGATCGGCCGAGAGCGTGGGAAGCTCTCTCTTGATCTGCGCAATGACAACGGCCGTCGGTTTCTTCGTCTTCGTCCCCACCCAGTACCTCGGAATCGCCGAGTTGGGACTGATCGCCGGCGGCGGTATGTTCATCCTTCTATTCCAGACCATGACGCTGTTCCCCGCGATGCTCACGAGCGTGATGCATGTGAGTCCGCAGTCCGTCGCGAATACATCATTCCGATTTCAACATCCCTGGTGGGCGCCGCTCGAACGCATGCCCGGGAGAGTGGCGATCTTTGGAGGCTTGGCCGGCCTGATCTCGCTGGCCGCGTTCCCCTATCTGCGATTCGATCCCAACGTGATCAACATGCGCAATCCCGCAGCGGTTTCGGTACAGGCGTTTGACGATCTGCTCGCCCAGGCGGGGACCTCATCGCCCTGGTTCATCAATTCGGTCGCCCCAAACCTCGAGATCGCTCGTGAGCGAGCCGATCAGTTTGCGGCCCTCGACGAGGTCGAACAGACGATCATCCTGAGTGACTACATTCCCGAGGATCAGGAAGAGAAGCTCGAAATTCTTTCGGACATCGCCTTCATGCTGGAGACGCCGGGCGGTGGGGACGAAACCGACAGCAAACCCTTCTCGGTGGAAATGCAGGTCGCGGCAATCCGCGATCTGCACAGTTTTCTCTCGACCGAGTTCCCCGACAAGCAAAGCCCGCTCACGAAAAGCATGCGCATATTGAACGAGCGACTGGAAGTCTTTTTGGCGCGGGTCGAACAAGACGAATCTCCCGACGACGCACTGGCGAGCCTCGACGACATCTTGCTTTCCAATTTGCCGGATCAAATTGCGCGACTGCACGCATCGCTCAACACCACCGGGATCACGATGAAGGATCTTCCCTATGGCCTCGTGAAGCGGATGCTCACTGAAGACGGCCATGCGCGCATTCAAGTCTTTCCCGCCGAGACCATGCAAACCGAGGCGTCCTTCACCCGGTTCGTCAATGCCGTGCTCACGATCGATCCAAAAGCGGCCGGAGTGGCGGTCAACCTGGTTGGGTTCGCCAAGGCGATACGCGATTCATTTCGCCAAGCGCTGATCTCTGCCATCCTGGTGATCTGGGCGCTGCTTTGGCTTCTCTGGCGACGGCCCGCTCCCATCTTGCTCGCCACCGCGCCGCTCCTCCTCAGTTCGCTGCTCATTTGCGCGATGATGGCGGTGCTCGACCTGCCGTTTCAGTTTGCCAATGTGATCGTGATCCCCCTGCTGCTCGGCATCGGCGTCGATAGCGGCATCCACCTGGTCCACCGCGCGGAAAACCTGAAGGACGATGCCGCCGAGTTGATGGGTACGACCACCGCGAGGGCTGTTTTCTACAGTGCGCTCACGACGACCGTCGCCTTCGGAACTCTCGCCTTTTCCGGCCACAACGGGCTTTCGAGTCTCGGGATCCTGCTGACGGGGGGCATGGTCCTGACTGTCTTTACCAACCTGGTGATTCTGCCCGCGCTGCTCAAACTTCGTCGCTTGCGAAGCTGA
- a CDS encoding polyprenol monophosphomannose synthase: MNNANRRALIILPTYNERDNVLPLFEEILSVSDQVEILVVDDCSPDGTGDVVAEAQAKEPRIHLIRREGKLGLGTAYLAGFLRGIEEGYDYIFTMDADRSHNPRYLPALLDLLEHDDMVIGSRYVPGGGIENWPIHRRALSKFANFYTRTMLRISVNDCTSGFRGYRREVLEAVDPFQVKSSGYSFLYEMVWRVSRAGYRIGEVPIIFEQRIAGHSKINSSEIYFAAVRVLVTAFSRHGVPKRPS, translated from the coding sequence ATGAATAACGCGAATCGCCGCGCACTGATCATCCTCCCCACCTACAACGAGAGGGACAATGTCCTCCCCCTGTTCGAGGAGATTCTCTCCGTATCCGATCAGGTCGAGATTCTTGTTGTGGATGACTGCAGTCCCGACGGCACCGGTGACGTCGTTGCCGAAGCGCAGGCCAAAGAGCCCCGGATCCACTTGATCCGGCGCGAGGGCAAGTTGGGGCTCGGCACCGCCTATCTCGCGGGCTTTCTTCGCGGAATCGAAGAAGGCTACGACTATATCTTCACGATGGATGCGGACCGAAGCCACAATCCGCGATATCTGCCGGCGTTGCTCGATTTGCTCGAACACGACGACATGGTGATCGGCTCGAGATACGTGCCCGGTGGTGGGATCGAGAACTGGCCAATCCACCGCCGGGCGCTCTCGAAGTTCGCCAATTTTTACACCCGGACGATGCTGCGAATTTCCGTCAATGACTGTACGTCGGGTTTCCGAGGCTACCGCCGGGAAGTACTGGAAGCCGTTGACCCGTTTCAGGTCAAGTCCAGCGGCTACTCATTTCTATACGAGATGGTTTGGCGCGTCTCTCGCGCCGGCTATCGCATTGGCGAGGTTCCCATCATTTTCGAGCAGCGCATCGCCGGTCATTCAAAGATCAACTCATCTGAAATCTACTTCGCCGCTGTGCGTGTTCTCGTCACTGCATTTTCGCGGCACGGTGTGCCGAAGCGCCCTTCCTGA
- a CDS encoding glycosyltransferase family 39 protein, translated as MRTPSGPHATLDSSGSKQSWGRNIWSKESACTLAVLVFAVLLQLQSFDRSIVPMDEGHLAALASWMASGKALYRDLHTGIFPGIYQLTTLLFAVFGDDLLVTRWAQVAVNAAIAVCLWLTGVRIMPRGWAVVAPALYLALIPMSFPVLAMFNYSSLALALCMTSLYLLIDLLDKGRMSSAIGLGVTLALGVFCKQNFGALAFAAVLIGLLWNRRHSRLADRGWIAILLPIASSGLAITLVFTIYFVATGTSMDFISATMIQLGGDQLESFNNPIPPVLGYHPLEDPRFVFLYSPPYLFNKMYHGEPLFGIQVDTTVQSIAIRLSYGIALATLFMTLVMGWFRVGSSSARDRRDVRVVGIFALLFSLGIFPSAIWSHLAFVLPPILLAAGLLAARCDAALKQRAGIGSNALRCGVAALVVAGSIAGVAASADIARWHSTPLELPRADLQVSPGQAELYRNAVAFVNRCAADDEAIFVAPYMPVVYFLTGRSNVSRYDLTIPGNVLGHRIIESLESSQTRCIVYNPVMYPEFAPFRQLFPKLNLYIETNYRMMEKIQGGGETWLGLLRKGASAHRAAKMQ; from the coding sequence ATGCGAACCCCCAGCGGGCCGCACGCGACACTCGATTCCAGCGGTAGCAAACAAAGTTGGGGCAGAAATATCTGGTCGAAGGAAAGTGCCTGCACCCTCGCAGTCCTTGTCTTCGCGGTTTTGCTGCAACTCCAGAGTTTCGATCGCAGCATTGTTCCGATGGACGAAGGACATCTGGCGGCCCTCGCCAGCTGGATGGCTTCGGGGAAGGCTCTCTACCGAGATCTCCATACCGGAATTTTCCCGGGTATCTATCAATTGACGACATTGCTCTTTGCGGTTTTTGGAGACGATCTGCTGGTGACCCGCTGGGCCCAGGTCGCTGTAAATGCCGCGATCGCGGTCTGCCTCTGGCTCACCGGTGTGAGGATCATGCCCCGCGGCTGGGCGGTCGTGGCTCCGGCGCTCTATCTCGCATTGATACCGATGAGCTTCCCCGTGCTGGCCATGTTCAATTACTCATCCCTCGCACTCGCCCTCTGCATGACTTCCCTCTACCTGCTGATCGACCTGCTGGACAAGGGCCGCATGTCGTCTGCCATCGGGCTCGGCGTAACTCTCGCACTGGGTGTATTTTGCAAACAGAACTTCGGCGCGCTCGCGTTCGCCGCCGTTCTGATCGGCCTGCTCTGGAACCGCCGCCACTCTAGATTGGCAGACCGCGGTTGGATCGCCATCTTACTGCCGATCGCCAGTTCGGGTCTCGCGATCACGCTTGTCTTCACCATCTACTTCGTCGCCACCGGCACGTCGATGGATTTCATCAGCGCCACCATGATCCAATTGGGTGGTGATCAGCTGGAATCGTTCAATAATCCGATCCCGCCGGTGCTCGGATATCATCCCCTCGAAGACCCGCGCTTCGTATTTCTCTACTCGCCCCCCTACCTGTTCAACAAGATGTACCACGGCGAACCTCTATTCGGCATTCAGGTCGACACCACCGTGCAGAGCATTGCCATCCGACTCTCCTACGGGATTGCGCTCGCAACCTTGTTCATGACACTTGTCATGGGTTGGTTTCGGGTAGGAAGCAGCAGCGCGCGCGATCGACGCGATGTGCGCGTCGTGGGGATCTTCGCACTGCTCTTTTCTCTCGGGATCTTTCCATCCGCGATCTGGTCTCACCTGGCCTTTGTCCTGCCCCCGATCCTGCTCGCGGCGGGGCTGCTCGCGGCGCGCTGCGACGCGGCGCTCAAGCAGCGCGCCGGCATCGGATCCAATGCCCTGCGTTGCGGGGTTGCCGCCCTGGTCGTAGCCGGCTCGATCGCCGGGGTCGCGGCTTCTGCCGACATCGCGCGTTGGCACTCGACCCCGCTCGAACTTCCAAGGGCCGATCTTCAGGTCAGCCCCGGTCAAGCCGAGCTGTATCGCAACGCCGTAGCCTTTGTGAACCGATGCGCAGCCGATGACGAAGCCATCTTCGTCGCACCCTACATGCCAGTGGTCTACTTCCTTACCGGTCGAAGCAATGTTTCTCGCTACGACTTGACGATCCCCGGCAACGTCCTGGGCCATCGCATCATCGAATCACTCGAATCCTCGCAAACCAGATGCATTGTGTACAACCCGGTGATGTACCCCGAGTTCGCTCCGTTTCGTCAACTCTTTCCAAAGCTCAATCTCTACATCGAGACGAACTATCGGATGATGGAAAAGATTCAGGGCGGCGGTGAGACCTGGTTGGGACTACTCAGGAAGGGCGCTTCGGCACACCGTGCCGCGAAAATGCAGTGA
- a CDS encoding class I SAM-dependent methyltransferase, with protein MSQVAFTGERLHAGSSLFGVDLARHRAPYLYALDYANSGANSGANSGANSGANSDSDSRTSPGAALSVGFGPRKREETPRVLDLGCGSGYGTAELADALPRVVGLDRITHDAKNSRDNIDWVRADLRANPLAPGSFNLIVSFQVIEHLDDPQVYLESIARLLAPGGTAIITTPNILTSDKINPYHVHEYESEELRACLAPYFDEVVMQGVGLSKAVRPYFDARLERIAKIMRIDPLGIRNLLPKAWVAWLFAKGALWVRRSIRNSDDGLPNAYVGDFPIAPANPADIDLLAVCRKNLRRTHTKAAEGVAP; from the coding sequence ATGAGTCAGGTCGCGTTTACCGGTGAGAGATTGCACGCGGGGAGTTCGCTGTTTGGCGTCGACCTAGCGCGACACCGCGCTCCCTACCTCTACGCTCTCGACTATGCAAATTCAGGGGCAAATTCAGGGGCAAATTCAGGGGCAAATTCAGGGGCCAATTCCGACTCCGATTCCAGAACCAGTCCCGGCGCTGCTTTGAGCGTCGGATTCGGCCCCCGTAAACGCGAGGAGACTCCGCGAGTGCTCGACCTCGGTTGTGGCTCGGGCTACGGAACTGCCGAACTCGCGGACGCCCTACCCCGGGTCGTCGGACTCGATCGCATTACTCACGACGCAAAAAACTCTCGTGACAACATTGACTGGGTGCGAGCGGACCTCCGCGCCAATCCCCTTGCGCCGGGTTCGTTCAATCTCATTGTGAGTTTTCAGGTCATCGAGCATCTCGACGATCCGCAGGTCTACCTGGAGTCGATCGCACGGCTCCTCGCCCCCGGTGGAACGGCGATCATCACCACACCGAACATCCTGACCTCGGACAAGATCAATCCGTATCACGTACACGAGTACGAATCCGAAGAGCTGCGCGCTTGCCTCGCGCCGTACTTCGACGAAGTGGTGATGCAGGGAGTCGGGCTCTCCAAAGCCGTCAGACCCTATTTCGATGCACGCCTCGAGCGCATCGCCAAAATCATGCGAATCGACCCGCTCGGAATTCGCAATCTCCTGCCCAAGGCCTGGGTCGCGTGGCTTTTCGCAAAGGGGGCGCTTTGGGTTCGGCGCAGCATCCGGAACAGCGACGACGGGTTGCCGAATGCGTACGTTGGCGACTTCCCGATCGCTCCCGCCAACCCGGCAGATATCGATCTATTGGCCGTCTGTCGAAAAAATCTGCGGCGCACCCATACCAAAGCGGCCGAAGGGGTGGCTCCTTGA
- a CDS encoding flippase-like domain-containing protein, with product MKNNFSKWGIPSAISATAIVYLARIIDFEGVRAHLTLRAAAILVAALIVYGAWSLLIEAITLRRLTHVSRSDFGLITAARVKAASYLVALVHYALGAATLTLLLRRRAGIGVAKSAGIVMLIMMFDLGMVLSLVVVGVTLVSETQVELQLGLILGVIAFIAGGLALLRAPFSLGLLDRIRNLELFHTARMIATRDLVELAVLRLAFVMGFELVGWAALYAFEIEVPFGALLVSFSAVALVAMLPSIAGIGPSQIAMVEFFRAYGTADNLLACSIAMSAGLIVMRALIGVVFAREFSREVYDAAWDAKTLSVSTLSEDEPFEEEA from the coding sequence GTGAAGAACAATTTTTCAAAATGGGGCATCCCCTCGGCGATCAGCGCCACGGCGATCGTCTACCTCGCGCGCATCATCGACTTTGAGGGCGTGAGAGCCCACCTCACTCTGAGGGCGGCAGCGATCCTCGTCGCGGCGCTGATCGTTTACGGCGCCTGGAGCCTCCTCATCGAAGCCATCACACTGCGGCGGCTGACACACGTGAGTCGCAGTGACTTCGGCCTGATCACTGCAGCACGGGTCAAGGCGGCAAGCTATCTGGTGGCACTCGTGCACTACGCCCTCGGTGCCGCGACGCTCACGCTCTTGCTCCGTCGTCGCGCCGGTATTGGCGTCGCGAAATCTGCCGGGATCGTCATGTTGATCATGATGTTCGATCTCGGAATGGTGCTCTCGCTAGTGGTCGTCGGCGTCACCCTCGTCTCGGAAACGCAAGTGGAGTTGCAGTTGGGCCTGATCCTCGGCGTCATTGCGTTCATTGCTGGGGGGCTCGCGCTACTCCGCGCTCCCTTTTCGCTCGGTCTCCTCGATCGGATTCGCAATCTCGAGTTGTTCCACACCGCGCGTATGATCGCGACGCGAGACCTGGTGGAGTTGGCCGTACTTCGTCTCGCCTTCGTCATGGGCTTTGAACTCGTGGGCTGGGCGGCGCTGTATGCATTTGAAATCGAGGTCCCATTTGGTGCCTTGCTGGTAAGCTTCTCGGCGGTGGCCCTGGTTGCGATGCTCCCGTCGATCGCGGGCATCGGACCAAGCCAGATCGCGATGGTCGAATTCTTTCGGGCGTACGGCACGGCGGATAACCTTCTGGCCTGTAGCATCGCAATGTCGGCGGGGTTGATCGTGATGCGCGCGCTGATCGGTGTCGTTTTTGCACGCGAGTTCAGCCGTGAGGTCTACGACGCCGCTTGGGATGCGAAAACGTTGTCTGTCAGTACCCTGTCTGAGGATGAACCGTTTGAAGAGGAAGCATGA
- a CDS encoding glycosyltransferase family 4 protein: MTSPCRVLVLNERDPQNPRAGGAEIHVAEVFRRLVARGYEVTLAASSFAGCKTEDEIDGIRIWRLGRLRFYYPRVAWTTARATRNGEFDIVVECLNKVPFYSPIYSAVPVLVVCHHLFGEVAFQQVSWPVAATVWITERLIPFFYKQLPFVSISESTRSDLIRRGIDSDRIRVDHCGIQHPEIDTKRPRGMRVAYLGRLEVYKNVDIMLRACASLVEQFPDLEILVIGRGAARDSLEALAIELGIQERTRFTGFIDDRERDELISQTRVCVCPSEKEGWGLTIIESNALGTPVVATDADGLRDSVLDGETGFLVASRDVDGFRSRIGELLGNDALAIQMSERALAWSKNFDWDSAADAMAETIEDARQSQ, encoded by the coding sequence ATGACGTCACCCTGTCGGGTACTCGTCCTCAACGAGCGCGACCCTCAAAACCCCAGAGCTGGTGGCGCGGAGATCCACGTCGCCGAAGTTTTTCGTCGACTCGTCGCACGTGGGTATGAAGTCACCCTCGCCGCTTCGAGTTTTGCCGGTTGCAAAACCGAAGACGAGATCGACGGGATACGGATCTGGCGGCTCGGGCGACTTCGATTTTATTACCCCCGCGTAGCCTGGACTACCGCGCGAGCAACCCGCAACGGCGAGTTTGACATCGTCGTCGAATGCCTGAACAAGGTGCCGTTCTATTCGCCCATCTACTCGGCGGTCCCCGTGTTGGTGGTATGCCACCACCTGTTCGGCGAAGTCGCATTCCAGCAGGTCTCCTGGCCCGTGGCCGCTACCGTTTGGATCACCGAGCGGTTGATCCCCTTCTTCTACAAGCAGCTTCCATTCGTTTCCATCTCCGAGAGCACTCGCTCGGATCTGATTCGGCGGGGAATCGATTCAGACAGGATCCGCGTCGATCACTGTGGAATTCAGCATCCCGAGATCGACACCAAGAGGCCACGCGGAATGCGGGTCGCCTACCTGGGGCGACTCGAGGTGTACAAAAATGTCGACATCATGCTTCGCGCATGCGCTTCACTGGTCGAGCAGTTCCCCGACCTCGAGATCCTCGTCATTGGCCGCGGAGCGGCGCGGGATTCCCTCGAAGCACTCGCGATAGAACTGGGGATCCAAGAGCGCACACGCTTCACCGGATTCATCGACGACCGTGAACGCGACGAACTGATTTCGCAGACTCGTGTGTGTGTATGTCCTTCCGAAAAAGAGGGATGGGGACTCACGATCATCGAGAGCAACGCTCTGGGCACTCCGGTGGTGGCAACCGACGCGGACGGACTGCGGGACAGTGTGCTTGACGGTGAAACCGGCTTCCTGGTCGCGAGTCGCGACGTGGACGGTTTTCGATCGCGCATCGGCGAACTACTCGGCAATGATGCGCTCGCGATCCAGATGTCCGAACGCGCGCTCGCCTGGTCGAAGAACTTCGACTGGGACTCCGCGGCGGACGCAATGGCGGAAACGATCGAAGACGCGCGGCAATCGCAGTGA
- a CDS encoding polyprenol monophosphomannose synthase, with the protein MSSVIVVIPTYNEVENLPLIVAEVLEQDHQIEVLIVDDNSPDGTGKVADDLQKRTGRVHVLHRPEKAGLGSAYRAGIAMALELGAEIVIQMDADFSHPPGTIPEMLDEIEHHDIVMGSRYVNGITVVNWPIERILISYFAGVYARLVTGLSITDLTGGFRCVRRELLEQIGFESIRSDGYAFQIEMNYRFEKHGARIKELPFFFVDRTLGESKLSLNIAFEAFWIVWWLRISDALGRI; encoded by the coding sequence ATGTCAAGCGTGATCGTCGTCATCCCAACCTACAACGAAGTGGAGAACTTGCCGCTCATCGTTGCGGAAGTACTGGAACAGGATCATCAGATCGAAGTTCTGATCGTGGATGACAACTCACCGGACGGAACGGGAAAGGTCGCTGACGACTTGCAAAAGCGGACGGGCCGAGTCCACGTACTTCACCGGCCCGAGAAAGCTGGACTGGGTTCCGCCTATCGCGCTGGAATCGCGATGGCGCTGGAACTCGGCGCGGAGATCGTGATCCAGATGGATGCCGATTTTTCGCATCCACCCGGGACCATCCCGGAAATGTTGGACGAAATCGAGCACCACGACATCGTGATGGGCTCGCGTTACGTCAACGGCATCACGGTGGTGAACTGGCCGATCGAGCGCATCCTGATCAGCTATTTCGCGGGGGTGTACGCCCGGCTCGTCACCGGGCTGTCGATTACGGATCTAACCGGGGGTTTCCGTTGCGTTCGCCGCGAGTTGCTCGAACAGATTGGCTTCGAGAGCATTCGCTCCGACGGTTATGCGTTCCAGATCGAGATGAATTATCGATTCGAAAAACACGGCGCCCGCATCAAGGAACTGCCCTTTTTCTTTGTAGATCGAACACTCGGAGAATCTAAACTCAGCTTGAACATCGCATTCGAAGCTTTCTGGATCGTCTGGTGGCTGCGCATCAGCGACGCACTCGGTCGCATCTAG